The stretch of DNA TCTAGAAATATAGTTTTACAGCTTCCTTCAACAATAATTTTAACTTTAACTTTATTTTTAGGACACATTATAGCATTTTTGCATCATGAATACGGTGGCATCATCTCAGACGAAATTTCATATCATGTCTAACAATACGCCAGGGAAATGATAGTAGTCACTGGTATGCCTGGGGCTGGCAAAGATGAATTTGTAAAGGTTGCAAAGAGCCTGGGCTTCGTCGATCTGCACATGGGCAACACGGTCAGAGAATTTGCAAAGAGATCTGGAGTACCAGAGATAGACCATGAAATTGGAAATTTTGCCACCTCTGAAAGAAAGAAGTATGGCATGGACATCTGGGCTGTAAGAACCGCACAGAAGATAACTGATGATAGCCACACCGTTATAGACGGCCTTCGTAATTATGAGGAACTTCAGTATTTTTCCAGATTTTCTGAGAATCCATATGTGGTTGCTATCTTCGCAAGCAGAAAAGATAGATTCGACAGGATACTCAAGAGAGATAGGCCTGATGATATAAGAACGATGGATGAACTCATTGATCGCGATATGAGGGAACTGTCATGGGGTATAGGCAACGTCATAGCACTTGCGGATTACATGATAGTGAATGATGACACGCTTCAAGTGTTCCATGAGAGATGTAGAAAATTGCTGACGGAGAAATTTTCTGTCAGCAACAGGGCATAATATTTTTATAAAAGCGAAAAGTTGGAAATACTCAACAGCATAAATAGGGGTAAACTGTTAGACGGGGTTGCATCAGAGGAAAGCCTGTAAACTATACTCTAAAATATGGGAAAGTTTTTATCGCTCGATTTAATCCGCTCTTGCATTGTGGGTCCGTAGCTTAGCTAGGTAGAGCGATGGACTCTTAATCCATAGGTCAGGGGTCCAAATCCCCTCGGACCCGTAGATACAGTTCCTCTGGAACCTGCAGCTTCAGTTCCCGGGAAGATGCCCGCAAACGCCGCCTTCACCGC from Thermoplasma sp. Kam2015 encodes:
- a CDS encoding dephospho-CoA kinase, which produces MIVVTGMPGAGKDEFVKVAKSLGFVDLHMGNTVREFAKRSGVPEIDHEIGNFATSERKKYGMDIWAVRTAQKITDDSHTVIDGLRNYEELQYFSRFSENPYVVAIFASRKDRFDRILKRDRPDDIRTMDELIDRDMRELSWGIGNVIALADYMIVNDDTLQVFHERCRKLLTEKFSVSNRA